GCGACAGATTTCGCGCACAGCGTCTTCCTGGCCCACCGGACCGTAGGCCTCCAGAAGTTCCTGCAACAGATCAGTCATGGCCTACACACCGGTGACGCATCGGGGCCACCATCAGCCACCCGGCCACTCGCCGGTCCACCGCTCGAACACGCGGGCACCTTGGCGATCGATGATCGTCTTGACCACGGAGAAGATCGCGCCCTGCAGCGCCGCCGCCGCAATGATCTCGCGAAGTGGGTAACTGCGTTCCAGCGGTGCCGGCGGATCGTCATGTGCACCAGGGGAGGCGTGCTTCCACACCTGTTTGAAGATGGCGCCGGCGACCAGCCCGCCGATGAGTGAACTGGCTATTCCCACCGGGCGGTACATCATGCGCGCGGTCACGGACGGCTTGTTGTCCGGCATGGGATCTCCTCGGCTCAGCGGCGGCGACGCCAGATGACGACGCCCAACAGCACAATGGTGGTAGCGACGATGGTGGCGGCGATCGGGATGACGGTCTTGACCGAACCGTCGGGTTCGGTGACGGCATCGATGACCCGCTCCTTGACATCGAGCTTCGCCCCCAGCGCCGCGACGGTGTCCGCAACCTGCTCTCTGGTCCGCTCGATGTCGTGTTCGATGGCCTCGATACCGGCCTCTGCGCCGGGTTCCGGGGTGTGGTCGGGTCGACTCATGTCAGCGCCCCCGTACCGCATCGACGTCAGCGCTGACGCTGCTGACCACCTCGTCGGCCGCTGCCGGGGCCTGGGCCAGTTGCTTCTTGCCGATCATCGCGGCGACCGCGGCAGCGACGAACAACACCGCGGCCACGATCATGGCTGCCGCCCATACCGGTAGCATCAGCGCCAACGCCGCGACGGCCCCGGCGATGAGGGCAAGCCAACCGCTGACAGCCAGGAGGCCGGCCGTACTGAAC
This DNA window, taken from Mycolicibacterium neoaurum, encodes the following:
- a CDS encoding phage holin family protein, which gives rise to MTNVDTPPGHQASVPELVTQLSEQLSRLVRDELRLAQWEFRRGATKAGIGAGLFSTAGLLAVSGWLALIAGAVAALALMLPVWAAAMIVAAVLFVAAAVAAMIGKKQLAQAPAAADEVVSSVSADVDAVRGR
- a CDS encoding DUF4235 domain-containing protein, yielding MPDNKPSVTARMMYRPVGIASSLIGGLVAGAIFKQVWKHASPGAHDDPPAPLERSYPLREIIAAAALQGAIFSVVKTIIDRQGARVFERWTGEWPGG
- a CDS encoding DUF3618 domain-containing protein, with translation MSRPDHTPEPGAEAGIEAIEHDIERTREQVADTVAALGAKLDVKERVIDAVTEPDGSVKTVIPIAATIVATTIVLLGVVIWRRRR